A genomic segment from Halomonas sp. GD1P12 encodes:
- the asd gene encoding archaetidylserine decarboxylase (Phosphatidylserine decarboxylase is synthesized as a single chain precursor. Generation of the pyruvoyl active site from a Ser is coupled to cleavage of a Gly-Ser bond between the larger (beta) and smaller (alpha chains). It is an integral membrane protein.): MTLSQKAFSLLQYPLPHHAISRLTGAFAQSETPWLKNALIKAFIKRFNVDMSQALEPEPTAYPHFNAFFTRALKADARPLGDGLLSPADGALSRHGRIQAGQLLQAKDHTYSAQTLLGGDAVLAEEFMGGSFATVYLSPSDYHRVHMPLTGTLREMIYVPGRIFSVNQATARHVPNLFARNERLVCIFDSPQGAFSMVLVGAMVVAAIETVWAGQITPLAGTPQRTRFEQPITLERGEEMGRFKLGSTVVMCFENPVDFDDLAPETPVQMGQRLADTPAITPVSA; encoded by the coding sequence GTGACGCTATCTCAAAAAGCTTTTTCGCTGCTTCAGTACCCGCTTCCGCACCACGCGATCTCGCGGCTGACCGGCGCCTTCGCCCAAAGCGAAACGCCCTGGCTCAAGAACGCGCTGATCAAGGCGTTCATCAAGCGCTTCAACGTCGACATGAGCCAGGCGCTGGAACCCGAGCCGACGGCCTACCCCCACTTCAACGCGTTCTTTACCCGCGCGCTCAAAGCGGATGCCCGTCCGCTCGGCGACGGCCTTTTGAGCCCTGCGGACGGCGCGCTTTCGCGCCACGGGCGGATACAGGCTGGCCAGCTTTTGCAAGCCAAAGACCACACCTATTCGGCACAGACGCTTCTGGGCGGCGACGCGGTACTTGCCGAAGAGTTCATGGGCGGAAGCTTCGCCACGGTGTATCTGTCGCCAAGCGACTACCACCGCGTGCACATGCCCCTGACCGGCACGCTTCGCGAGATGATCTACGTGCCCGGGCGCATCTTCTCGGTCAATCAGGCCACGGCTCGCCATGTGCCGAACCTGTTTGCCCGCAACGAGCGGCTGGTGTGCATTTTCGATAGCCCCCAGGGGGCGTTTTCGATGGTGCTGGTCGGCGCGATGGTGGTGGCCGCGATCGAAACCGTGTGGGCGGGCCAGATCACGCCACTGGCAGGCACGCCGCAGCGCACCCGCTTCGAGCAACCGATCACCCTCGAGCGCGGCGAGGAGATGGGGCGGTTCAAGCTGGGCTCGACGGTGGTGATGTGCTTCGAGAACCCGGTCGATTTCGACGATCTGGCGCCGGAGACACCGGTCCAGATGGGCCAGCGTTTGGCCGATACGCCCGCTATCACGCCGGTCAGCGCCTGA